The following are from one region of the Capsicum annuum cultivar UCD-10X-F1 chromosome 1, UCD10Xv1.1, whole genome shotgun sequence genome:
- the LOC107872766 gene encoding flap endonuclease GEN-like 1: protein MGVAGNFWDLLKPYARSEGFDFLRNKRVAVDLSYWIVQQETALKGQIRNPHIRLIFFRTINLLSKFGAFPVFVSDGTASPLKSQARIARFFRTSGIDLSSLPVAKDGISIERNKEFQKCEKECVELLELLGVPVLKAKGEAEALCAQLNREGLVDACITSDSDAFLFGANCVIKNMQPNSNEPFECYHMLDIESGLGLRRNQLIAISLLVGNDHNLTGVPGIGLETACRFVKSFSDDEILYRLQEIGGGDLQAFQPDFNLDSSSIPSSDESPRKTKVPHCSVCGHPGSKKAHLKFACHYCSSTTNEGCIQKPLGFKCNCSPCDMNNKEKEQKRNENWKLKVCRKIASEQNFPNNEITEMYLNKQQQYDGDYHLSWGNPKTDMIVDYLAYYQHWEPSYTRQRMFPMLSTIFLRDVASNSKDQLLGGQYEFDSIQRVKTKFGHQVYVINWKKPSREKSNVICMPSEDSDTEQEPVIADESTDLLDEPGALQIHDKDECSFLSTEEDMVLVQNAFPEKVSQFLRDKELKESKSRRKRPMKSANSESPRGVQLSITNFYRSSKVPSHEAPGEKEAGCSKISADTSVERDKEPIRNYSKSVRRKLLFD, encoded by the exons ATGGGGGTTGCTGGAAATTTCTGGGATTTACTGAAACCCTACGCTCGATCAGAAGGTTttgatttcttgagaaataaGCGTGTTGCTGTAGACTTATCATATTGGATCGTTCAGCAAGAAACTGCACTCAAAGGCCAAATTCGAAATCCACATATACGACTCATCTTCTTCCGTACCATCAATCTTTTATCTAAG TTTGGAGCATTTCCTGTTTTCGTCTCGGATGGTACTGCATCACCACTTAAGTCTCAGGCAAGGATTGCACGATTTTTTCGGACATCAGGAATTGATTTATCAAGTTTGCCAGTGGCTAAGGATGGCATTTCAATTGAAAGGAACAAGGAATTTCAGAAATGCGAGAAAGAATGTGTT GAGTTGCTTGAACTTCTTGGAGTACCAGTCCTAAAAGCAAAAGGAGAAGCTGAAGCACTCTGTGCGCAGTTGAATAGAGAAGGACTAGTTGATGCTTGTATTACTTCTGACAGTGATGCATTTCTCTTTGGAGCCAATTGTGTTATCAAAAACATGCAACCCAACTCCAAT GAACCATTTGAGTGCTATCACATGTTGGATATTGAATCTGGTCTTGGGCTGAGGAGGAATCAGTTGATAGCAATTTCGCTTTTGGTGGGAAATGACCACAACTTAACTGGTGTCCCCGGGATCGGGCTTGAAACGGCATGTCGTTTTGTCAAATCTTTTAGTGATGATGAGATCTTGTATAG GTTGCAGGAAATAGGTGGAGGAGATCTACAAGCGTTTCAGCCTGACTTCAACTTAGACAGTAGTTCTATACCCAGTTCAGATGAGAGCCCTCGGAAGACCAAAGTGCCACATTGTTCAGTCTGTGGGCATCCCGGCAGCAAGAAAGCTCACCTCAAGTTCGCTTGTCACTACTGCAGTTCCACCACCAATGAGGGTTGCATTCAGAAGCCATTGGGCTTCAAGTGTAATTGCTCCCCATGTGATATG aataataaagaaaaagagcaGAAAAGAAATGAGAAttggaagcttaaagtttgcagaAAGATAGCCTCGGAGCAGAATTTTCCAAACAATGAGATCACAGAAATGTACTTGAACAAGCAACAGCAATATG ATGGTGATTATCATTTGTCATGGGGAAATCCAAAGACTGATATGATAGTTGATTATCTGGCTTATTATCAGCACTGGGAGCCATCTTATACACGTCAACGAATGTTTCCTATGTTATCCACCATATTTCTAAGAGATGTGGCGTCAAATTCCAAAGATCAATTGTTAGGGGGACAATATGAATTTGACTCCATTCAGCGAGTGAAGACGAAATTTGGACATCAAGTTTACGTAATCAATTGGAAGAAACCATCACGTGAAAAGAGCAATGTAATCTGCATGCCTTCTGAAGACTCTGATACAGAGCAGGAGCCGGTAATAGCTGATGAGTCCACAGATTTACTTGATGAACCTGGTGCGCTGCAGATTCATGACAAGGATGAATGCAGCTTTTTGTCAACTGAAGAAGATATGGTGCTTGTACAGAATGCTTTCCCGGAAAAGGTGTCCCAGTTCTTGAGAGACAAG GAACTAAAAGAATCAAAATCACGTAGAAAAAGACCAATGAAGTCTGCAAATTCAGAATCACCAAGAGGTGTTCAACTCAGCATCACTAACTTCTATCGATCATCCAAGGTCCCTAGTCATGAGGCACCAGGGGAGAAAGAAGCTGGATGTTCAAAGATCAGTGCGGATACTTCTGTAGAGAGAGATAAGGAACCCATTCGGAACTACTCCAAGTCAGTTAGACGCAAGCTTTTGTTCGATTAG
- the LOC107872790 gene encoding two-component response regulator ARR14, with product MHQNFLQAIHQLGHEKAVPKKIVEIMDEPGLTREHVARHLQKYRLCLKRAQKSSSASIYDEILSNDAKEKFSQVQPYLSSLNFSASRGYSHSMQQPFQTYFQQGTGGMNGLLDFANSREADHNALIGQHSAFVPRIAHGSNFRVYGDKRKNMLFSIQSGNANQPTNSNSGLEFIGFRLSTDGKSVNFGQKGLSCALIPNNAYSGLSSSLSEDYIHKQQSSPPFLETPIENTLIQSSSVQPENLTFNHPCNSTSEQ from the exons ATGCACCAAAATTTCTTGCAAGCTATTCATCAGTTAGGCCATGAAA AGGCTGTTCctaagaaaatagttgaaatcatGGATGAGCCTGGATTGACTAGAGAACATGTTGCCAGGCATTTGCAG AAATATCGCTTGTGCCTTAAAAGAGCTCAGAAAAGTTCGTCTGCTTCTATCTATGATGAAATCCTATCAAATGACGCTAAAGAGAAATTCTCTCAAGTTCAACCATACCTATCTTCTCTAAATTTCAGCGCCTCGCGAGGATATTCTCATTCTATGCAACAGCCATTTCAAACATACTTCCAGCAAGGAACTGGTGGCATGAACGGTCTCTTGGATTTTGCAAATTCGCGAGAAGCAGATCATAATGCCCTGATTGGACAGCATTCAGCATTTGTGCCAAGAATAGCTCATGGTAGTAACTTCAGAGTATACGGCGACAAGAGAAAGAACATGCTTTTCAGCATCCAAAGTGGCAATGCAAACCAGCCCACAAACTCGAATTCTGGTTTGGAGTTTATTGGTTTTAGATTGAGCACAGATGGGAAATCTGTCAACTTTGGTCAAAAAGGTTTGTCTTGTGCTCTAATCCCAAATAACGCGTATTCTGGTCTAAGTTCCTCATTGTCCGAGGACTACATTCATAAGCAGCAATCTTCACCACCATTCTTGGAAACCCCTATCGAGAATACCTTAATTCAATCCTCTTCAGTTCAACCTGAGAATCTCACATTCAATCATCCTTGTAACAGCACTTCAGAACAATAG